A single window of Paenibacillus sp. SYP-B4298 DNA harbors:
- a CDS encoding aminotransferase class I/II-fold pyridoxal phosphate-dependent enzyme, whose protein sequence is MNSLAQQLNEAIQKDNPHVYDMLSGIGKAIYFPKEGILSQSAEAKNKANKFNATIGIALEGGKPMHLKTIQDTLSAYQPKDLYPYAPPEGKPELRSAWRVKMLQENPTLEGKSFGNPIVTNALTHGLSIVADLFADAGDAVIIPNKNWENYELTFGLRRGASIVEFELYDSSYRFNAAGLREALLAQQDKGKAIVVLNFPNNPTGYTPGAEEGAAIVAAIRDAAEAGINVVVVTDDAYFGLFFENSLQESLFGQLAELHPRVLAVKVDGATKEEYVWGFRVGFITYASPSEAILKALEQKTMGIIRATISSCSHPSQTFVLQALQSPDFTAQKQEKFEIMKGRANKVKQILDSGDFGDAWEYYPFNSGYFMCLKLKNADAEAVRTRLLDSYGIGTIALGKSDLRVAFSCIEEEHLEELFDSIHKAVLDVSSN, encoded by the coding sequence ATGAACTCACTTGCCCAGCAGCTTAATGAAGCGATTCAGAAGGACAATCCGCATGTATATGACATGCTGTCCGGAATCGGCAAGGCCATCTATTTTCCAAAAGAGGGCATTCTAAGCCAGTCTGCAGAAGCCAAGAACAAGGCCAACAAGTTCAATGCAACGATCGGCATCGCGCTTGAAGGCGGCAAGCCGATGCACTTGAAGACCATTCAGGATACATTGTCAGCCTATCAACCCAAGGACCTTTACCCATATGCACCACCGGAGGGCAAGCCTGAGCTTCGATCCGCATGGCGCGTCAAGATGCTGCAAGAGAATCCTACGCTAGAGGGCAAGTCCTTCGGTAACCCGATTGTGACCAATGCGCTCACGCATGGTCTGAGCATCGTAGCCGATCTGTTCGCAGATGCTGGCGATGCCGTCATCATTCCCAATAAGAACTGGGAGAATTACGAGCTGACCTTCGGCCTTCGCCGTGGCGCCAGCATCGTGGAGTTCGAGCTGTATGATAGCAGCTACCGCTTTAATGCAGCCGGTCTGCGCGAAGCGCTGCTCGCCCAGCAGGACAAGGGCAAGGCGATCGTCGTGCTGAACTTCCCGAACAATCCGACCGGCTACACGCCTGGAGCTGAGGAAGGCGCTGCGATCGTCGCTGCAATCCGCGATGCCGCGGAAGCGGGCATTAACGTCGTTGTCGTAACGGATGATGCCTACTTCGGCCTGTTCTTCGAGAACTCGCTGCAGGAATCGCTGTTCGGACAGCTTGCCGAGCTTCATCCGCGCGTGCTCGCTGTGAAGGTCGACGGCGCAACCAAGGAAGAATATGTATGGGGCTTCCGTGTTGGCTTCATTACCTACGCCTCCCCGTCTGAGGCGATATTGAAGGCATTGGAGCAGAAGACGATGGGCATTATCCGCGCGACCATCTCCAGTTGCTCGCATCCATCGCAGACCTTTGTGCTGCAGGCGCTGCAATCGCCGGATTTCACTGCACAGAAGCAGGAGAAATTCGAGATTATGAAGGGTCGCGCCAATAAGGTGAAGCAGATTCTCGACAGCGGAGACTTCGGGGATGCATGGGAATACTACCCGTTCAACTCTGGCTACTTCATGTGCCTCAAGCTGAAGAACGCGGATGCCGAAGCGGTGCGCACCCGCTTGCTGGATAGCTACGGCATCGGTACGATCGCCCTGGGCAAGTCCGATCTGCGTGTCGCCTTCTCCTGTATCGAGGAAGAGCATCTGGAGGAGCTGTTCGACAGCATCCATAAGGCTGTGCTCGATGTCAGCAGCAATTAG
- a CDS encoding AAA family ATPase: protein MSGPAGVGKSTTSRALVHALKNSAYISGDDVSHMHVKGRRKPWESKRETALIWNNIGSLTRNFIREGIDVVIDYVAFPDEAYRLQEQLSDLNARFIYVVLWTDPATLLHRDRLREPQHRMGERSLVLLEEFRASGLSSRHMLDTSGQGSEAMTETIDKIMQDRRFALGEEHV from the coding sequence GTGTCAGGCCCGGCTGGAGTCGGGAAATCCACCACCTCGCGCGCACTCGTTCATGCTTTGAAGAACAGCGCCTATATTTCGGGTGATGATGTCAGTCATATGCATGTCAAGGGCAGGCGCAAGCCGTGGGAGAGCAAGCGGGAGACAGCGCTCATCTGGAATAATATCGGGAGTCTGACACGTAATTTCATTCGTGAGGGAATCGATGTCGTCATCGATTATGTGGCATTTCCTGATGAGGCATACCGCCTGCAAGAGCAGCTCAGCGATCTGAATGCGAGGTTCATCTATGTCGTGCTGTGGACCGATCCGGCGACGCTGCTGCATCGAGACCGGCTGAGGGAGCCTCAGCACCGGATGGGAGAGCGATCCCTCGTGCTGCTGGAAGAGTTTCGAGCCTCGGGCCTGAGCAGCAGACATATGCTCGATACGAGCGGACAAGGCTCCGAGGCTATGACCGAGACGATAGATAAGATCATGCAGGATCGCCGATTCGCGCTGGGCGAAGAGCACGTCTGA
- a CDS encoding helix-turn-helix domain-containing protein — protein sequence MLNAAPSSFILKPSFAKIVCEPGWKWQKREKPLANYDLFFVWSGEGELVLNGQSYTIGKGSCFLFRPGDHTSATHNPQKPLVLTYIHFDVLDHVELVPKPYRVLEDTVDFEYLLSRYVRLFLVKTYAAEEEAQLILKQLLIHLLRDDLVERSAVETRASNQLTEAIHEIANYIRQNPGHAHRVEDLAQRAQLSPRYFSIKFKELIGVSVQAYMIRTRIDRAKHLLMHAGMNVTEVADALGYRDIFFFSRQFKQYTGKSPSEIR from the coding sequence ATGTTAAACGCCGCACCGTCGTCCTTCATCCTCAAGCCGTCGTTCGCCAAGATTGTATGTGAACCGGGCTGGAAGTGGCAAAAGCGAGAAAAGCCGCTCGCCAACTATGATCTGTTCTTCGTCTGGAGCGGCGAGGGAGAATTGGTGTTGAATGGACAATCGTATACGATTGGCAAAGGGAGCTGCTTTCTATTTCGTCCAGGCGATCACACGAGTGCAACGCATAACCCGCAGAAGCCGCTGGTGCTGACATACATACATTTTGATGTTCTTGATCATGTCGAGCTGGTGCCCAAGCCTTACCGGGTGCTGGAGGATACGGTGGACTTTGAATATCTGCTCTCCCGCTATGTTCGCCTGTTCCTGGTCAAAACCTACGCCGCCGAAGAGGAGGCGCAGCTGATTCTGAAGCAGCTACTGATCCATCTGCTGCGGGATGACCTCGTGGAGCGGAGCGCGGTGGAGACGAGAGCCAGCAATCAACTGACAGAGGCGATTCATGAGATTGCCAACTATATTCGGCAAAATCCGGGTCATGCGCATCGGGTGGAGGATCTGGCTCAGCGAGCGCAGTTGTCGCCGCGTTATTTCTCCATCAAATTCAAGGAGCTGATCGGCGTCTCCGTACAGGCTTATATGATCCGCACCCGAATCGATCGGGCGAAGCATCTGCTGATGCACGCGGGGATGAATGTGACCGAGGTGGCCGATGCGCTCGGCTATCGGGACATCTTCTTCTTCAGTCGCCAGTTCAAGCAATATACGGGCAAGAGCCCGTCCGAGATTCGCTGA
- a CDS encoding ABC transporter permease: protein MRQPLEELWRKRRAAFRKEVFPYAQSMVQSGFPGFVILLLILGMLGYGSLLRHMTPSFPYVAVGIAALTPVLCYSPLRTWLRPADVAFLMPRESEMGGYLRLSWRHNLIAGVLLSALVLALYMPLYERAAGAPQPWLAMGAAALGLKLLNAAASWRERQLAWPAARRGLRLLRWSCTALILAALLLTALWKAALFALLLAGVLALALRLPARHTLPWERLMLEEERTRQRYYRFFGSFTDVPELPSSIARRPYLAWMAARIRYSHSHTYRYMFALTLLRTELGGIVLRLTLLGLLAVTLAVRSALFEGWGAVFFTLLFLFLLRIQASSLLQSHRHSVWRHIYPLPQQQHNDAFKQVVVTTLLICAVALCLPLIWLLASGIIWPLIIAVVVSFGYVLLRLPRQLLRKIDAELED, encoded by the coding sequence ATGCGCCAACCGCTTGAGGAGCTGTGGCGCAAGCGCCGTGCCGCCTTTCGCAAGGAAGTGTTTCCCTATGCGCAATCTATGGTGCAGAGCGGTTTCCCGGGCTTTGTCATATTGCTGTTGATCCTCGGGATGCTGGGCTATGGCTCGCTGCTTCGCCATATGACGCCCTCGTTCCCGTATGTGGCAGTCGGCATCGCGGCCTTAACGCCGGTGCTGTGCTACAGCCCGCTGCGCACATGGCTCAGGCCCGCAGATGTCGCGTTCCTGATGCCGCGTGAGAGCGAGATGGGCGGTTACCTGAGGTTGTCCTGGCGACATAATCTAATCGCCGGTGTACTGCTGTCAGCGCTGGTGCTGGCGCTCTACATGCCGCTGTATGAGCGTGCGGCGGGGGCGCCTCAGCCATGGCTGGCGATGGGCGCGGCGGCGCTGGGGTTGAAGCTGCTGAATGCAGCCGCTTCATGGAGAGAGCGCCAGTTGGCCTGGCCTGCCGCCAGGCGGGGGCTGCGGCTGCTGCGCTGGAGCTGCACAGCGCTCATCTTGGCCGCGCTGCTGCTGACGGCGCTATGGAAGGCTGCGCTGTTCGCTCTGCTGCTGGCGGGGGTGCTGGCGCTGGCGCTTCGTCTACCGGCTCGGCACACGCTCCCGTGGGAGCGGCTGATGCTGGAGGAGGAGCGAACCCGGCAGCGATATTACCGATTCTTCGGCAGCTTCACGGATGTGCCGGAGCTGCCCTCATCCATTGCCCGCAGGCCATATCTGGCGTGGATGGCTGCCCGCATCCGTTACAGCCACAGCCACACGTATCGCTACATGTTCGCTCTGACGCTGCTGCGCACGGAGCTGGGCGGCATCGTGCTGCGGCTGACGCTGCTCGGACTGCTTGCCGTCACGCTGGCTGTGCGATCCGCGCTGTTCGAGGGCTGGGGAGCGGTCTTCTTCACCCTGCTCTTTCTCTTCCTGCTGCGCATTCAGGCCAGCTCGCTGCTGCAATCGCACCGCCATTCGGTATGGCGGCACATCTACCCGCTGCCACAGCAGCAGCATAATGATGCGTTCAAGCAGGTGGTGGTCACGACGCTCCTGATCTGTGCCGTAGCGCTCTGCCTGCCGCTCATCTGGCTGCTTGCGAGCGGCATCATCTGGCCACTCATCATAGCTGTAGTCGTCTCCTTTGGCTATGTGCTGCTGCGGCTGCCGCGCCAATTGCTCCGCAAGATCGATGCGGAGCTGGAGGACTGA
- the asd gene encoding archaetidylserine decarboxylase (Phosphatidylserine decarboxylase is synthesized as a single chain precursor. Generation of the pyruvoyl active site from a Ser is coupled to cleavage of a Gly-Ser bond between the larger (beta) and smaller (alpha chains). It is an integral membrane protein.), with amino-acid sequence MTKWLLKSMTELSSRKWISNMTGRLAQSSISRHFIPRFAKLYGIRVDEAEKPLQAYGTLNEFFTRRLKTGARPIHPHADSLVSPVDALITGCGPIQDGTVLNIKGQDYTIDELLQQSPRAANYENGFCLVLYLSPTDYHRIHAPVSGTIVERDHLPGRVYPVNDFGLRHMPRVLSRNERLVSYIRHSAGEVAVVKVGAMNVSSIRYVDERVTKVTKGDELAYFEFGSTVVLLTEGNTFTLRKDLMTGKRVKMGEELGRLKA; translated from the coding sequence ATGACCAAATGGCTGCTAAAATCCATGACCGAGCTGAGCTCGCGCAAATGGATCTCCAACATGACGGGCAGGCTGGCTCAATCCTCGATTAGCCGGCACTTTATTCCCCGATTTGCCAAACTATATGGAATTCGTGTCGATGAGGCGGAGAAGCCGCTGCAAGCGTATGGCACGCTGAATGAATTTTTTACGAGAAGGCTGAAGACAGGCGCTCGGCCGATTCATCCTCATGCCGATTCGCTAGTCAGTCCCGTGGATGCACTTATTACTGGCTGCGGCCCCATTCAAGATGGTACCGTGCTGAATATTAAAGGCCAGGACTATACGATTGATGAGCTGTTGCAGCAGTCGCCGCGCGCCGCCAACTATGAGAATGGCTTTTGCCTGGTGCTGTATCTGAGTCCTACGGACTACCATCGTATCCATGCGCCAGTTAGCGGCACGATCGTCGAGAGAGATCATCTTCCAGGTCGCGTCTATCCTGTCAATGATTTCGGGCTGCGCCATATGCCGCGCGTCCTCAGCCGCAATGAGCGGCTCGTCAGCTACATCCGCCACAGTGCAGGAGAAGTAGCGGTGGTCAAGGTCGGCGCGATGAACGTCAGCAGCATTCGCTATGTGGATGAGCGCGTGACGAAGGTGACAAAGGGAGATGAGCTGGCCTATTTTGAATTCGGCTCGACTGTCGTTCTGCTGACGGAGGGCAATACCTTCACGCTGCGCAAGGATCTGATGACCGGCAAACGAGTGAAGATGGGCGAGGAGCTTGGCAGGCTGAAGGCGTAG